In the Gossypium raimondii isolate GPD5lz chromosome 9, ASM2569854v1, whole genome shotgun sequence genome, one interval contains:
- the LOC105799377 gene encoding zinc finger CCCH domain-containing protein 53, with protein MDSYEATRIVFSRIQNLDPENASKIMGYLLIQDHGEKEMIRLAFGPEAHIHSLILKAKSHLGLSISNPPTPSTPSSPSPFSSRPSPLSIPSSSSRLTKGLEIPNPSSPSTTTWPPLNHCPISPSSTSSLSYASIVNGSSNTANGSGSLSSVPSCVNTCNDNELIDDYQFQDHLSFLNDSKPEDLFSPRLDLAMSTTPSGYADSLLHRRSFSVPGLCFGAEDVNSGIGWKPCLYFARGFCKNGTSCRFLHGDCADAAALVGSPSKLNELEQYQELLRSKALQQQQHQQKLASASQLMSGASFQYSKCVNLLLQQQNDSHRSAMAALMMGDELHKFGRCRAERNDFSAMGLGAAINPGSRQIYLTFPADSTFKEEDVSNYFSIYGPVQDVRIPYQQKRMFGFVTFVYPETVKLILAKGNPHFVCDSRVLVKPYKEKGKVQEKKQQQQSERGEYSACSSPSGVDSREPFDLHLGSRMFYNTQEMLLRRKLEEQADLQQAIELQGRRLMNLQLLDLKNHHHSQFQHGFSTASPVPSPTVSRTPNNQALIFPVDGIDQEFPQENGGCPISAVSELAAAINDDKQLEDYKNDNGNSSTKGKANTEESDLPESLDHILPDNLFASPKKSASDHFTVFSTSSAEAVEADDKTGTPPTTSCSNSNPSPANASGLNMASLKTYLLQMPRFSSGQGTIGM; from the exons ATGGATTCATATGAAGCAACGAGGATAGTGTTTTCGAGGATCCAAAACTTAGACCCTGAAAATGCTTCGAAAATCATGGGTTATCTTCTTATTCAAGACCATGGAGAGAAGGAAATGATACGTTTAGCCTTTGGACCTGAAGCTCACATCCACTCTTTAATCCTCAAAGCCAAATCCCATTTGGGACTTTCCATTTCGAACCCACCAACGCCTTCTACTCcctcttctccttctcctttCTCTTCAAGGCCGAGCCCTTTATCCATCCCTTCTTCCTCTTCAAGGCTTACCAAAGGCTTGGAGATTCCAAATCCTTCTTCTCCATCTACTACCACTTGGCCTCCTCTTAACCATTGTCCCATCAGTCCTAGCTCAACCTCCTCTCTTTCATATGCAAGTATTGTCAATGGAAGCAGTAACACTGCAAATGGCTCTGGATCTTTATCCTCAGTTCCTTCATGTGTAAACACTTGCAATGACAACGAACTCATCGATGACTACCAGTTCCAGGACCACCTTTCGTTTCTCAACGACTCCAAACCTGAGGATTTGTTCAGTCCTCGGCTTGACTTGGCAATGAGTACTACTCCAAGTGGCTACGCTGATTCCCTTTTACATAGGAGAAGTTTCTCAGTTCCTGGTCTGTGTTTTGGAGCTGAAGATGTCAACTCTGGGATTGGATGGAAGCCTTGTTTGTACTTTGCAAGAGGGTTTTGTAAGAATGGTACTAGCTGTAGGTTTCTTCATGGAGATTGTGCTGATGCTGCTGCTCTCGTTGGTTCtccaagtaagcttaatgagtTGGAACAGTACCAGGAGCTACTTAGATCGAAAGCTCTTCAGCAACAGCAGCACCAGCAAAAGCTAGCTTCAGCTTCTCAGCTCATGTCTGGGGCTTCTTTCCAATACAGCAAGTGTGTTAATCTACTTCTCCAACAACAAAATGACTCTcatag ATCAGCGATGGCTGCATTAATGATGGGAGATGAGCTTCATAAGTTTGGACGGTGCCGTGCTGAAAGAAATGATTTTTCAGCGATGGGATTAGGAGCAGCAATCAATCCAGGCTCTAGACAGATTTATTTGACATTCCCAGCTGACAGTACCTTTAAAGAAGAAGATGTTTCAAATTACTTCAG CATCTATGGACCAGTACAAGATGTGAGGATTCCTTACCAGCAGAAGAGGATGTTTGGGTTTGTTACATTTGTGTATCCCGAGACAGTGAAGCTCATCTTAGCTAAAGGCAATCCTCATTTCGTTTGCGATTCTCGTGTGCTCGTTAAGCCTTACAAGGAGAAGGGGAAAGTCCAAGAGAA GAAGCAACAACAACAATCGGAGCGTGGAGAGTATTCAGCATGCTCGAGTCCGTCTGGGGTTGATTCGAGGGAGCCATTCGATCTCCATCTCG GATCGAGAATGTTTTACAATACTCAAGAGATGCTACTGAGAAGGAAATTAGAGGAGCAGGCTGATTTGCAGCAAGCCATTGAGCTTCAAGGAAGAAGACTAATGAATCTGCAGCTGCTGGACTTAAAGAACCATCACCATTCTCAGTTCCAACACGGTTTTTCCACTGCCTCACCAGTTCCTTCACCGACTGTATCCCGTACTCCCAACAATCAAGCACTTATTTTTCCAGTTGATGGCATCGATCAAGAATTCCCCCAAG AGAATGGTGGTTGCCCGATCTCAGCTGTTTCCGAGTTGGCTGCTGCTATCAATGATGATAAGCAGCTGGAGGATTATAAAAATGACAATGGTAATAGTAGCACCAAGGGGAAGGCCAACACTGAAGAAAGTGATCTCCCTGAAAG CTTGGATCACATTCTCCCTGATAACCTATTCGCTTCTCCGAAGAAATCAGCCAGTGATCACTTCACTGTCTTCTCTACCTCGTCTGCAGAGGCCGTAGAGGCTGATGACAAAACCGGAACTCCTCCGACTACATCTTGTTCTAACAGTAACCCTTCACCGGCCAATGCCTCCGGCCTCAATATGGCTTCTCTTAAAACATATCTTCTTCAAATGCCCAG GTTTTCTTCTGGCCAAGGAACCATTGGCATGTAG